TACTGGGGCTTTCGCTTTTAATGAACCGCTGCGCATTTCAGTACACTTGTCCTTATTTCGCCCGGACATAGAAACGTTCTCCAGTACACAGGAAGCTTTCACGGGATGCGTTCTGTACGTTGGGTAGACGTTTGAGTAGCTCCAGAATAAAAGAATTTGCCAATCCAATAAAGGTTATCTGCTCGTCCATCAGCATACAAACCTACGACATAAACACATATGTTACCAGTTTGCGCGCGGGAAATATAGGTTTACTGAGCTTTCGCCTTATCAGACCTTCTGCTCAATTCTGCAATTCCCCCTATCTGCTAACGTTGATGGAATCATAGCTCCGAGCGCATTTCCGCACGGGCAAACATGGGCGCATTATGCAACATCCGGACGTGTTCCAGAATCCGAGAAATTCCCGTGGATGACACCGGGGCTGTTGCAGGTTGCGATACGCTTATCGCCTGCTCGTGTGTACTCCCCTTGTTCCGCAGGTACCTCACAGGTTTTCCTATCGAAATCGTTACTCCGATAAGTGACGCGCAGGCTTTAGGTGGCCTTCGATAGATGTGGGAAGGGAGACCTGGCCTATAGGGTTAGACAACGACTATCACCAACAAGAATAGCAGCAACACACACGGCATGTCAAATGAACCGCGTGCAGGTGTTCCTCATCGGCAGTTTATCGCACGCCAATGACGTTTTGCGTTGGAGATTGCATGAGATGGCAGTATTTTTAGTTGTtttgggagggtttttttgttgttgttcttacTTTGCTTTTTGGGAGTGGGAACCTCTGGTGAAAAGTTCTAGATCGAAACAACTATTCGGAACGTAGGCGTTAAGCTCTGGATTGGATTGCTCTGACGGCTTTTTGGATTGTTGGCTGAGTAACAACTCTCGTTGGGACAGTTTCTTCACCTTCTCCCCTTCCAACATTCCCCTCCAAGAGTTTGTTGATTAGACCAAACTTTATCTACACTTCTGAATGGGTTAATTCAttaccttttcccttttttttcttttcgcaatCAGCTCGCTGACTTGCTGATGAGTAATCTAAGCGCGCTATCTGTACGCCTCGCGGTTTCAGTACGCGACGAATAAGGGATGTGCAAGAAACACGCTACCACCAGCTAGTCATCGTGCGGGTTTTTAGCCGGGCGGGCAGGTCACTCGCAGGAGCCAGAAGTTACCCAAAACGTGCCCCAGACGGGACGCAACACAGACCCCGCGTCAACGCGTGCTTTCAGCTGCTCGGTAAGCGGTTCCAAGCGATGCTCTTGGTTCGTCGAACGTCTCGATCGTTCATTGCCAAACAAGGGACCTGAAGCTGTGTTGGGTTGAGATTTCGGCTCTCGGTGCAAGTTCGGTACAATCTATTCCACTATTCAAATCAGGCCGTGTACTGTCCTCCGTGTACGCGGGGATCCTGTGCGCGAGATGGCACGAGGCGTTATCGAGAGCACATTAAGTCAGCAGACCGGCAGGATTAGGTCGCCAAAGCACAGCGGAGAGCTGTCCGAAACCTCTGCTGATGctgtgtggatgtgtttgtgtggatgtgtgtgtctgtttgtgtgtgtgtattttattcTTCTGTTGGACctgtgaaacaaaacaagcaggAGAAACCAAGAGCGCAAGAGTGATGTACCAACAGTACCCTTCCCGCTTTGTTGCCACTGTGCCACCGTTCTTAGGTCCTGTTCGCTCAGTGCGCTTTAATTCTTGCGCCTCCCCGCCTCGGATTGCCGTGATTGATACGATTCGTTTGATGGTTTCTGTTGCTCTGCTACActtctgttttctgtttctcCCGGACAGAGGCGCCGAGTACGGGACGGGTACGGGACGTGTACGGGACGGggctggttggttggttcTGCTCTAGTACAGCTACGGTCCACACGTCGCTGACGGCGATCAGTCGGTTCGGCGCGATGGAGAAGCTCGGTTCGATGATGGAGTACCGATTGAAGACGCTGACAAGCTGGATGGTGCGCTCCGGCAATGGGACGCTCGAGGAACTGCTGCACGACGCCTGCGACACGCTCGTCCAGTGGCCGTGGACCACCGGCCTGCTGTGGTACGGAACACTAGGGCTCGCTCTCACGTACGGATTCTACCTGTTCTACTATCAGGCGATGGTCTGGAAGCGGGTAAGATAACCACCAGAATGCAACACATCAACCACACCACACCGATCATCTCTCTTTCTGTGTGTCTCGCACTCTCTGGGGGGGACTCCGGACAGGATCTCACCGATATTGGCTACAATCACATCCTGGATGCGGCCCGCATTGGGAAGAGTGACCGGAAACGGGTCGACACGGTCAACAGGGCACGGCGGTTGCGCAAGATCGGCGATCGGCTACCGCCACCGTACCCGAACGGATGGTTCTCGGTGCTGGAGTCGGAAGACTTGGCCACCGGTGAGGCGAAAAGCGTCGACTGTCTCGGTCAGAATTTGGTCGTCTTCCGGACGGATACCGGCGAGGTGAACGTGCTGGATGCGTACTGTCCGCATCTGGGCGCCAACCTCGGTGTCGGCGGTATTGTGCGAGGTGACTGCATCGAATGTCCGTTCCATCACTGGACGTTCAGTGGCCGGGACGGTCAGTGTACCAACATCCCGTACAGCAAGTCCGGCACGGTACCAAAGGTGGCACGACTACGCAAATGGCGCTCACTCGAGGTGAACGGTTTCATCTTCGTCTGGCACCACGTTGACGCCGAAGTCGAACCGTGGACGTTCAACGTGCTGCAGGAAATCGAGGATGGACGGTGGGTGTACTATGGTAAGAACGAGTTCCTGGTCAACTGCCACATTCAGGATGTGCCCGAAAACGGGGCCGACGTAGCCCATCTCTCTGCCGTGCACGGACCAAACATGATGTCCGGGAGCGATATCCGCTATTCGCGACCTGCCTGGGCCGACTTCGGGATGCACTCTTGGCTGGCAAGGTAAGGTTTGGGTCAGGTTTGGGTAATCAACACTCCAAAACTAACGtaaagttttcatttgttgGCCCACAAACACAGCTGGCAGGCACCTGATGAGGGGGAACCGGCACACGTCGCCAAGATGGATCTGGTACATTCGTTTCGAATCTTCAACAAGTTTGAGGTGGGTAGAATCGATGTCCGCGCGTATCAGATCGGGCCCGGCTATGTGCAGCTGCTGATGAACACCAGCATGGGACCGTTCGTAGTGCTGCAAACGGTGACACCGATCGAACCGCTCGTGCAGAAGGTTATCCATCGGTTTTACGCACCGCGCAACATATGGAATGCCATCTTCCAGAAGTTTGCCATCCTGGCGGAGAGCATCATGGTGAGTAGGTTGATTGATGGATAGAAGTATTGTTAGTCTATTCGCTAGGCTAGCGTCTAATACGCTCCAAACTTCCAGTTCGAACGTGACATGATGGTCTGGAACCATAAGCAGTTCATCGACAATCCACTACTGATCAAGGAGGATCGGTTGATCAAGAGCTACCGGAAGTGGTACAGCCAGTTCTATTCCGAAAACAGTGTCAGCTTCACGATGGCCAAGGAAAAGCTCGACTGGTGATGCATCATAGTGCGGTGGCAAAGCCACTGCCTTCAAATACcccaaatatatatatatatagctaTATAAATAGGTTTGTTTACATAATGCGCCCGTCAGGAGCGATTGTTTAGGCGTCCGTAGACATCCCACAATACTAGAGCATCGGTTGCGGAGCATTACGCAATGAACAGACCGTAACAGTGATCTTGTTGTACTTAGTGCTTTCCGAATCGACATTAGGTTGAATCTGCATTACTACTAGCTTATAAATTGAGGAGAgagaacacaacacaacaaactcTCCGCCCGCAAAAAATGGCAATAATAATCAAACAAGCGAACGGGCAGGCGTGCCTATTCGTACGGGGGAGAGGAAACCTTCTAGGTGACAAGTTACCATGTTAGAGATAGGATTATGAACAGAATAAAGATAATCAGTTTTGTATTTTAACGTAACGCTCGTATCGAAGTTCATTTGTGTGGTGGAGGAGTAGGGTGCTTATCTCTTTTCGGCCAACAATCTATATTCACCGTTTGTTTTCTACGTCGACTTGCTCTCCTTGCGTCGCCTATCAATCGGCAGATGTTTCACGTGATTGGCGCTGGCGGGAATACCGGAAGTTAAGGCAGGATTCACAGGCCCTTTTTGGGCGATCCATTAAATAGCGATTGATCACATTTTCATTAATAGCGCATTGTTGCGATACCGTGACCGTGAACTAAAGTGACGCAACTGCGGTTCCTTATTATCCACTAAGAGAATTGATACCGGCGAGTATAGCGTGACGCACGTAACGCTTTTCGAACATACTCGAAAAACCGGTGCTTGGAATTACATAAATACAATGTTTACAATGTTAGCTGCAATACAATGTATGCTCAGATCTTCAGTGTTTAGACCTCAGTAGatccaaaatgaaaaaagacgAAGAGATTACAGTTAAGTCGCAACTCCTGTGTGCATTTCTGAGTGGTTTCATAGTTGTAAATTAGCTCTAATTAACTCTTAATTCTTCTTGAaaagaaatacattttaaaaacaGCATTTAAACATTCCTTTTCTTCAGCAAATTGAATTATCCATTCGCGGTGCAACTGTTCTGCGCATGCTGTCATATCCTCCCTgcacacacgaaaacaaactGGTCGAACATTTACCAGCGGGTGAAACTTTTCACGCTCTCTCGCCGGTTGAAATATTTCGCCACGCTTTCAAGGCGAAAAACCTGACGTTTCCATTTGTGGGCGAAATGATTGTTTGCTGCGGCCGAGGGGGTTTTATTTACGTTCTGTTGCTGCTTCCTGTGGCGTTGAGGAATTGGCCACTGAAATACAGCTTCCGATCAGCTTATATATAAAGGCGTTCGGCAGGTTCCGGTTGTGGCATTAACTTGCTTGTAGATATCTTCGTTCAGAGTGGATTTGGCGAGACTTTCACGATAATATCAACGACCGGAGTAAGGTCTTCCCGTAAACAAATTGCCTTATCATTATCGTACGTGTGGTGAGGGTATGTATGTGGGTTCATTTCGGGTTCGTGGGAGGGTGAAAAGAATGCCAGGGACAGGAATCTTTTACATTGGAAAGATAAGATATAGAGTGGTGCGAATATCTCGCATAATGGGTAATCCATCACGAAGGAGGTGTTTACGATACAGGCGGGCAGATAATAACCAAGTGCCACTTGAATGGTAAAGAATCTGCCATTCGCTCTGTTCACCCTCCCTCCTGTTTCTGTCCTTccgggccccaaacaattcaCTTTCAATGCAAACGAGCAGTGCATTTAGTCTGCCCGTAACGCTTCACGCACGATGACTGACCGTCACGATCGTTCCAGTGTGCCGACGATGAAACCGACCGGTGACGTGTTGGCCGCCCTGCGCAAGCGGATGAAAAGCCTGCCGAACAATCTCGGCACGATCAACGCGTACATCATACCGTCGAACGATGCACACCAGAGCGAATACCTGGCGGCACGGGACGAACGGCGTGCGTTTGTGTCCGGGTTTGATGGGAGCGCCGGCACGGCGGTGGTGACCGAGCGTGAAGCGCTGCTGTGGACCGACGGTCGCTACTATCAGCAGGCAACGAAGCAGCTCGACACGAACTGGACGCTGATGCGGGACGGTCTACCGACCACACCGTCGATCGATGCGTGGCTTGCGAAAGCCCTCCAGCCCGGTTCGAGGGTGGGTGTCGATGCGAACCTGATCACTGCTGCCGCCTGGACACCGCTACAAACGTCGCTGAAGACGGCCGGTTGCACACTGCTGCCGGTTACGCCGAATCTGGTCGATCTGCTGTGGACGGATCAACCAGCAGTGCCGCACAATCCGCTGCTTCCGCTAGCAACCACCTTCACCGGGGCAACGGTGGCGGAGAAGCTCGCTACGGTGCGGGAAAAGCTGACGGACAAGCGTGCGTCCGTGCTGGTGGTGAGCGCGCTGGATGAGATCGCATGGCTGCTGAATCTGCGTGG
This window of the Anopheles moucheti chromosome X, idAnoMoucSN_F20_07, whole genome shotgun sequence genome carries:
- the LOC128306845 gene encoding cholesterol 7-desaturase nvd; the protein is MEKLGSMMEYRLKTLTSWMVRSGNGTLEELLHDACDTLVQWPWTTGLLWYGTLGLALTYGFYLFYYQAMVWKRDLTDIGYNHILDAARIGKSDRKRVDTVNRARRLRKIGDRLPPPYPNGWFSVLESEDLATGEAKSVDCLGQNLVVFRTDTGEVNVLDAYCPHLGANLGVGGIVRGDCIECPFHHWTFSGRDGQCTNIPYSKSGTVPKVARLRKWRSLEVNGFIFVWHHVDAEVEPWTFNVLQEIEDGRWVYYGKNEFLVNCHIQDVPENGADVAHLSAVHGPNMMSGSDIRYSRPAWADFGMHSWLASWQAPDEGEPAHVAKMDLVHSFRIFNKFEVGRIDVRAYQIGPGYVQLLMNTSMGPFVVLQTVTPIEPLVQKVIHRFYAPRNIWNAIFQKFAILAESIMFERDMMVWNHKQFIDNPLLIKEDRLIKSYRKWYSQFYSENSVSFTMAKEKLDW